CAAGTGCAAACTCCACCGACTGCACCAGGATCCTCGAAGAAGGGCCGCGTTGGTAGTGGTGGAACCCGTGGTCGAAAACGGAAGGTTTCCTCGGAAAGTGTTCAGCTAAAGAAgagaaatcgaaaatcgagcTCCCGAGCCACCACAGCTTCCCCGGGACCTTCAGAAGATCGATTCTCATTCCAAAGACCGCAGGATTCGGACGATGTCACTGATGTACCGGATGATATGACGGATCACGAGGATCTGCTGCCAGAAGCGGCTACTCGAAAGAAATATGAGCGAAAATCTCAAACGCCGGGAAGAAGAAGCTTGAGTAGTCGGCGAGACGACACAACGCCTGTTTCATCAATGGCGGCAGCTCCTCCGAAGAAGGGAAGACCCAGGAAGAATACGACGGTTACCACGCCGGTGTTGTCTGTGCCGAAATCCGAGGGAAGAGGTCCGCGGAAAGAGGATACTACGACGAAATTCGTTAGAGCAAATGTGTAggtttttgattgaaaatttaaattatttttggaagaagtttatgatgtttcatttaaaaaatcaactttttaaaagtcgatttttcgattttccggaaaaaagtttcgaatttttttttcaaaaacgaacaTGTTTGattctttaaaatattaattatttccggaaaatctatggaacaagaaaaaatcaatatttcatccagttttgtttattttaatcggaaaaaaatattcagaccttttttcaaaaactaatcgtcgaatttttttattgtctgaaaacaccgaaattcataatgaaactacttgaaaagttttcagaaaaaagttatgactgctcaaaaaatggcttaaaattagttaaaatcggaaatttgaccaacttatcaatgtcgcagcggctggaaacattttttttttttgacagcgagatttttaatttttttgagccaaaactcgccgtccatcgacttttaaataccttaatcaagtttaaaacgcaagataatcaacttgtatacttaaaatttgacggtgatttcaaaaaaaattgtttccagccgctgcgatattgataagttggtcaaatttccgattttaactaattttaggccattttttgagccgtcataacttttttctgaaaagttttcaagtagtttcattatgaaatttggtgttttcagacaattttgagtctaataaagaagtttaaaaaattcgactacaccacctttaaagagtttcttttgcaaaaattgaactattttttttttaaataccaacaaattttcagtctcTCCCACATCCTCAGCGGCCAAAAGCTACGCGCCTTCTACGGCGACGAATGGTTCCGCGCAAATGCGATCGAGGACGCGACCGACTGTACCGACGAGATTATGGACATCATGCTGGCCCATCAGGACTTTTTCACGCCCGACACCCCACGACTCTCGCCCTCGGCGATTCAAGATCTCGACAAAGTGCTCAAAAAGATCCGCGCCAAAACTCATTACACTGGCTGGAATCAGCGATACGATGAGTTTATGAAGCTCGAGAAGCTGATGGTTACCGTCGAGGATCAGATGATCGCTAGAGGACGTTTTCGGCACCTGCCACGTGGTCGGGAGCTCAAAGCGGAGACGCTGGCGTTGGTGGAAAAGCACTTCCGAGCTGATGATGAGGATGACGGGGTGCCGAAAACCTTGGCATTCTACCTGAAAATTGCACAGGAAGCGTTGTCGCTGTCGGAGAAGCGGGCGGTGGCCGACGACGACGAATCATCGGATTCCGATACGGATTTCGAGCAGAAGCCGGATacatcagcagcagcagctgtGAATGGTGGGAAGAGTGAAtcagaagaggaagaagaggaGAAGACGGTTGTGATGGGAGGTGATGAAGAAGCTGAAGAAGAGGTGAAATCTGAGGATGTACTGGTTGAATCTGTAGATCAAGAGTCTCCGCCGACAACATCACAGGGAACGACGACACCGGAAACTGCGGCGACGGGCGGCCTGGAATCCGAATCGGATGAGCCTGAATATCCGCCGGTTCCTGAAGAACTTGTACCGCCGCCGCCGGTCCTTTTGGAGAATTTTCCGTCGACGGATCGGTTTAGTAGTGGGGGAAGCTcgaattgtgagttttttttccaaaaaaatcgaaaaaaaaattgtttccgattttttcggagaaaGTCGATAAATAGAGcatttatttcgattttttggtattcaaaaaaaagaaaaattttcgatttttctattaaaaatatatttttaacgcaaaattgaatgtaaatttttttctgatttttaaaagaaaattgaaaaatcgaacaattgGACAgcgtaaaaatgtttgatttttcaaaaaaaaagtttaaaaaaaattagaagaaaaaaactaaaatttatgatttttcgatttttctttaaaaaatcagaattttaaaattttttgatttatcgaTTTAGTTTATCGATAGAGAATAACGAAAAATCCAacgtgattttcaaaaattccgcagactattttttaaatctttgcaaaattcatatttttgcgttaaaaaaatataaatcaatttaaaaccTCACACACGAAAACGaaattccacatttttaaaagacagaattgagaaaaaaaaacgaaaaattgcatctgaactttttattgaaacattttataaaaatcgggaaatttgacagcaaaaaaactgaaattaaaaactaaaaaactgagatttatcgatttttccaagaaaagctgaaatttacgatttttcgattatctctgaaaaaaaaagaaattaaaaaaaaagtttttccgCCGAAAACTACAAAGAATATGCACCGTTCTTCCACAAATCGTacttttttatgattttttcccaCACGAAATATCGATGTTCATTGTGATTTGATTATACATTACGGTTTGTGTAATACGCAgtttcttttccattttttcactatGTTGGTGCTCgagaacttttaaaaattcggtttttttttcgtgcttTTTTGTCTTTCAAGAATGTctgaaatgagaaatttaTAATATCCAATTCCTCTtagattaataaaaaataaaaaattggaggaatttcatacatttttacttgaaaaaaaaggggtgggcggcaaacgatttttccggcaaatcggcaaattgccggaattgaaaatttccggcaaactggcaatttgccgatttgccgaatttgccggaaaaacggaagtttgccgaaaattttcggcaaattgtggttttgcacttatttttggaaattttggaacttcaattttaaatggcAAAATTGAACGCATCCTATGAAGTTTCCCAcatccatttttaaaattaagcatattctatgaaaatatgtagaaaaaacgagaaaaaattcaaaaatgcacagtttcaagttttttccgtcttttaaaaaatccctctaaacattaCCGGCatatctgatatccggcaaacggcaaatcggcaatttgtcgaaaattaaaatttccggcaaatcagcaaatcggcaatatgccCCACTGCCACaggttttttgcaaaattcaaggatcgataatttaatttcaatagtaaaaattccaataaactcaaaaaccgattgaaaaaaattgcagatccAACTCTAAGCCGTCAGGGAAGCATCAATTCCATGGCGAGTCCAATGTTCTCTCCAAACAGTGATCTTTCTCTATCCGGACCTCTAACACTTCCACGTTCTGGCCCTCTAACCATGGCAAACATCCGGCAATCTCCGACACCAGATGAAGTCGTCGGAAGTTTAAGAAAACGTCTCAGTCAAACATCTGAATCGTCGGAATCGTCTGAgctaccaccaccaccatcagcCGCATCGAAGAGCAAGCGAATTCGACGGGCGAGTGAACGATCGATTGATTCGGCATCGGAGCATCATCGGATGATGAGAAGCCCACGGATTCTGACGACGCAGCACTCGTCGGGAGCACTTATATTTGATATTAGTACTACACAACCTACTGACACGTCAGGACCAATTGAAGCACTTTCTGTGCGGAAACCTGGACGACGGAAGACCGGTATGCACGTTTTTCAGcgcaaaattctgagaatgcgtattgtgcaacatacttgacgcgcaaaatatctcgaagcgaaaactacagtaattttttaaatgactattgtagcgcttgtgtcgatttacgggctcaagttttgaaatgaatttttattttcaaatagtgACAGCGatactttcttcttttttttgtttaatggtaatattctatcgataaataaatgtttttctttcatttcaaaaactgagcCCGTAattcgacacaagcgctacagtagtcatttaaaggattactgtagttttcgcttcgagatattttgcgcgtcaaatttgCTGCGCAATatgcattctcagaattttgtttttatttcgtATTAGGTGTGCACGGCGACTTAAGATTTTaaggaaatcatttttttcggaattcaagatttttcgaaattgaaaattgaaataatggttttttttggatttttcggacaaaagtcaatattttttcttcttcgaaaaattggtttttaaaaatttcgttttttttttttggatttttcatagaaaattgaaaatatccctACTTTCCGAactaattggaaaaaaaatttctgaaaaaatttcgaaaatttttttaatgattttccgATAAAGTGAagtattttttcggatttttcagagaaaagtttaaaaaaaatttaatttccttaaaaaagaataataattttttggacttctaaaaaaaatcgaattttttttggttttccgcgatttttcagataaaattcaaaagtttcctatattccggaaaaaattggaataaaaacattttttttttcgaaaaaatgaaataaagcttttaaaaattgtcaaaaatcaaaaatgtttgaaaaaaatgtatgaaaatcgttttttttttaaataccaacaaaaaactggaaaaaccgaaatattacgggaacaataaatcatgagaatacgtacttggtgcatttgatttgacgcgcgatatctcttagcgaaaactacagtaagagcTTAAATATCTGTTGTTATTTGagttcttactgtagttttcgctaagagatatcgcgcgtcaaataaaatgcaccaagtacgcattctcatgatttattgttcccgtaatatgtattttgtatgaaaaatatgtaatatttcgaaaaaaattagtttttaaaaatttcgtacagttagattattttttggatttttcatagaaaattgaaaatttaacaattttccggaaaaattggaataatatttttaatataattttttctgaaaaaaattgaaaaaaaattttttttaatgattttccgAAGAATTGAAGTACagataaaattcaaaagtttcctatattccgaaaaaaaaattggaataaaaacattttttttcgaaaaaatgaaatacagtttttaaaaattgctaaaaatcaaaaatgtttgaaaaaaaatgtatgaaaatcgtttttttttaaatatcaacaAAGCCAGGAAAACTCGAAACATTTGATCCTAACTCGTAGTGCATAACCATTAGCTCCTCTCACTGTCGATCAGTCTTTGCAGCGTCTCCAACTCTTCTCACCTCAGGACCACTAACCTTGTCATCGTCAGCACCACCCCCACCTCCAGCCTCTCCAGCTCCTCCTCAACACGCTCAAAAAACACTTGGAAGACCCCGAAAAACCCCTTCAACTTCTTCACGGAAGCCTGAAGAAGAGGATGAAGCGGAACAAATTCCGACGACGGTGGTTGGTGTCACCGAAGAAGCTTCAGTTGCTGATAGTTCGGCGAAAGAAGATCTAACATCGGAGGATGGAAGTGCAACTCCACAGGATGAGAAGGATGATTCGGAATCGACGACGACAACGGATACCATTACACCGAAATCGATTCGAGGTGGAAAACGGCGGAGAGGTGGTGGAAGGTTCGGAGGATCCTATCCAGTGAAGCCAGCGAAGCCTGGGCGAAAACCTAAAGATCCTCATGCAGAAGAAGGTGCTGATGAGAAGGATCCTGAAGATCAGACGCCGACAACGATGACGACGTCGACACCAACTCGAGCCGATAGTTTTCAGACTCAGAAGAATCGAATGGCGAAGCTTATGGAGGGAAAACCCCATGATTATAGTTTTCTGGATCTTCCggattttgataaaataatcgAGGAGGCTCCAAAAGAGGATATTAATATTCTGATGGAAGAGCGGACTTACGAGTTGCGAGAGATCTTTGCACAGTGTAAAGCTGATCTTTCGGCTCTTGAGAAGCGGTATAGGCAGCAGAATGAGGCGAagcgtaagtttttttttagtaagtAAAAGGaaatattcgattttcgagtgtttttttttgcgcggagaaatttaaaactcgagagtttttaaaaaaacaagtttcaaaaaacgagaaaagtATAGATTAGCCGAAAATATGTggaataaaatagaaaattttaaagctgttttttaaattaaaattttccgataaatctaattttttggtctttttctcaaaaaatttaaatttttgagcaactaTTGGAAAAgtcgatttatttttgaaaaagtttttttttcagcgtttgtattttataaaatcgatatttttgagctatttttttaaatttttttgcacatttatcggaaatgattttttgaaggttcTTTATCAAATACAACTCGAAAAACTCGgcgaaatttgagattttcactaatttgagctaatttttcaatgtttttttgccctaaataattgttaaaaaattataaaaaatttaatgattaatgattcaattttgcaaaacaatatgtccctttcaatttttttcgtaaaattgaaaaaaaaaatttagtttgggACGTCGATTTTCCGATAGTTTCTATTTcttcttatttaaaaaattgatttttcgagttaccggaaaagcaaaaaaaaaaacattgaaaattttccaaaaaaaaatccaaaaacttcTAATTTCCAGGAAAAGCTGAATTCGCCGCAAAAACTGCCTCCTCCGCAGCAGCAGCTCAAGCTTCTTCATCGACTTGCTCAACTCCAAGACCGTGACCAAAACCAGTGGAATTTCTTAATGATTCTCTCTACttattcaacaaaacaaaaaatctcaattaaaattgcatttcCAATCAACATATGCCTTCCACACCCACGCATTTTCTCGATACTCTTCACCAGTCCCGCGGATAGAAAtttctgttcattttttgtttgtctaGGATCTCTCTGTTATTACTGTGAATCAACTATGTGTGTGCTTTTTTTCTCCGTTTTAATTATGGGTGTcgtagaaaatttttcgatttttgggaaaatcagatttcagattttttgagcttttctcacgaaaaatcgaaatttttgagcattttttcgaaattttcaaaaaacggaatttttcatgaaaaatctaaattcttgagttatagtttttgaacatttgttatcaaaaatttgttttttttttttggaaaacatctaaatttttaagtgttttctcgaaaaatcggaaaaccaaaaattttgattttcaaaaaaaaatctaacaaatcaagagctatttttcgaaaaatcgaaacaaaagCGACACCCTTAGTTctaatatattcaatttttattctgattCGATATATCTCCTTTAATTCCGTATTATAATTCCACAAACCTTCAGTTGTTCCCACCAAACTCTCAACTTATCTCAGTTCATTTCACTATAGCCGATTCTcgtaaacttaatttttttttcgaatttccccCAATTGCCTATGTTTTATTTAATGAGAAATTGATATAATAATGATggtctcaaattttgaaaaaaatatatttatagaTTAACCGTAATTTTTATGTTCATGGCCTTTTTTGTGTTATGATTCGGGGAGTTTATCtaatgaaattgtttgaattttgaagttttgaatatttcaaagtaGTAATGGGTAGTTGAAAAAACCtcaatttatctaaaaaaaaacttcttacACGGccttgtgtagatttacgcgactcgtgtactccacgaggagaatagaatttttttcattttcttggtttttaaccgtttgtttctttttgaattttataaataaatccaaatgtttttttattttttaaattttgcttaGAATTTGCGCTTTCCATCACAAATCAatagatttcgaaaaaatatttttttaaaattaaatttaattaattatctttttttttcattcagaatCCCCAAAAACCATCTACAAAATGACGATTTACAACGTGTACATATTCGACAGAGAAGGCCAATGCCTGTACTATGACGAGTGGTTTCGTACGAAACAATCGGGTCTCGCACCGATTCAGGAGTATAAGCTGGTGTTCGGAATGATGTTATCGATGAAATCATTTGTTGATCGACTTGCAACCAATGATTCTAATCAGACTGTCAATTATTATAAGTATGGgagttatttttttgttgttgaaaatttgaataatacaatctgaaaaataaaatgaaaaattgagttttttggaaaactgaaaaatttatctgaataattgaaaaaaataatttttaaaaattttgttcgaaaaaaaagattttaattggaaaacattctgaaaaatggaattttttgagaatttttaaacattctgaaaaatggattttttttgagaattttcaaaaactgaaaaattacagtttttttttaatatttgaaaaaaattttttttttaaatgataaaactatcaaaatttgtaaaattgaaaataagttttttgtttgaaaaattgatgagaatTGTTATATCTTAATTGACAAAGCTTCCTTTTCTGGgcaattagaattttttgaaaattgaaaaaaaaatgatttaagttggaaaataattttctaataaactGAAACACTTgtttgaataattgaaaaaaaattttctgaaaaattggaattgagatattgaaaaattgtttttttgtaaaattgaaaaaaacaacttttttgtttgacaAATTGAagagaattgtttttttatttaaaaaaatttcaatttggaaaacattctgaaaaatggatttttttttaatttttgaaaattctgaaaaatatttgaaaaaaaaacaatttaaaaagtgataaaactaccaaaatttttacaatttttttttcttccagaacCTCTGCCTACAAAATGACATTTCTCGAATCGGCAACCAGCATTAAAATAATGTTGAACACGGATCCAAACGCCACAGGAATTCGAGATCTCCTTCataaaatttatcaaacttGGACAGAAACCGCCAATAGTGCTGCAAAACTCGAACTTTTCGCCTCCAATCCGccgaatgaaaattttctgaaaaatcgtgtGAGGGATATTGTGATGAAGCATCCGGCTTATGTTTAGAGTTTTTTTGGAGgtatagaaataatttttttcattaaaacgcttaaaggtggtgtagtcaacatttttaataactttattagactcaaaattgcctgaaaacaccgttttgaataaatttccacaaaattgattaaaaaacattagaaaataaaccgaggttcataaaaaattaaaatttcggtattttgtaaaaatgcaTTATTCAATGATATTAAACATTATACTACTAGtccgaaatttggaaaaatttattttttttttcaatttttactgcaaattgtatcgttttttttcagatatttaaaattttcgtaaagtggatttttttgttgtaattatGTAATTAACTAACGAAAATCGATACAAAATGCAATTCCCGgatttttcgacgaaaaattgcctaaaaacaccaaatttcatGATAAACCATCTTGAAAACctcgaaaaaaagtattggcgacaaaaaaaaatttaaaaaaggccaaaattagttaaaatttgaaatttggcctacttgtcaatgtcgcagcaatttttgtaggcaatttttttcaaaatttttaactgcaataaaaatgtttcaaaaatttttgaggcgTTTCATTACCAAATTCGAGCACATTTTTGGTCTATACGTTTAAAATCGTCCCgccgaaaatgtttaaatttttcggtttttttctagCAAAACCGAAaactcattgcggtttgatctacaaaaatgcgggaatttttcgcccaggAAAATACGACGTAAGCACACTCTTATTACGGGgccatgagatcatgagaatgcctatttAGTGGCGCGAAAATATTTGCAGGCCGCGGCAACGAGAGAACATGTAGCGAAGAGAGACGCAGGTcccttcgctacgagatatttgccGCCAGAaaagtaggcattctcatgatctcatggtcCCGTAATAACCATGCGAGATctgttgaaaagtctgcgtctcttctcccgcaatcctcgtagatcaaatcgatatgggacactttgacaccacgtgcgtTCCCATGATTCAGCAGAGCATATTAAAACAAGAGAACCTCGTTCACTTTCTCACAACATCACTTCCACTAGTAgtcctccaaaaaaaaattcaattttcagccgtcttcttcttctctgcCTTCATCACTGATACGAAACATACACAGCTCCCTTGTGACTCGCCTGTCCTTTTTTCTTTACTCTcgcttctctgcgtctctccgaTTTGCCCTTCATTTgtcctctctctctccccaCCACCATTTTCCTCTCTAAATGTGATATTTGCAGaatattgacattttttgcctttttgtTTACCTGCTATGCAATTTATATATCTGAATTCACACGAGATTtcgtaatttttcataatttttggttggttttttttcaacaatttttttctggtggTTTATCATTTGAATTGTAAATATTTGTACTGCATTcccttttatttattttcaattttttgctatatcataaaattttacttttttgacattttgttGTCACTAATTTCATACCGTTTAAAATCGATTATCCCTAttttttatctaaattttctgtaaattttatctttttcaattttttttttcagacaaaaaaatgtctgag
This is a stretch of genomic DNA from Caenorhabditis elegans chromosome V. It encodes these proteins:
- the arid-1 gene encoding AT-rich interactive domain-containing protein arid-1 (Confirmed by transcript evidence) → MSDDPAFLALGTEVSAKFKGAYCEAKIQKVDRSLKVKVSLKESPFGQMIVQDNDLPNAKFEINELTDVVFQRKFIRCQIQSIKDQSKYHVVFNDGDEKELRRTQLVLKGGKHFAADGNLDSMPLTNPESFSTPVIRGAAKRGAQKIRNAISEASGSRGGAVLLHNDDDENDEEDQEDGENEEDADDDDDDTEEQQQPRERRRAAAISAIGVLKKAIEDTQSEESSADSSEERERARSRRKRKDEASSAVTSDEEDQEDLATTDSENPVINGASSAAALSKTLQRKLEKQAMKREKQRLKEEEREEKLRLKEENREKKRREKARIMELKRLEKVYRTSNARIQENHEKSMTQIISHRSVRYFARFSDLKHRRKKKKLYLHEHRQKVNSRIRNVKLYFAWRFVAHKARLSYFARYALQWWRTSEDQAYSLIRTEKLLRSQRRRDWVGSWLEGLEREKIRFVVIHESYTQARRILKYIERGTEKRTFAERCDIEYEDIESSTVSSHFRDQEWFPAVLFPQVFSDENGSEGRQRIVRHMGNGQLVQVWEDDLVPFDWLPEYSFADVTAMTEKKPVEMRRKFKLAWRFATDYAQNRLDARSIRSILEWKFIRPSSRRLKITPIPVQAPSPNRCGEDHDDLVSTPNESDYDSDATIKNVDAETKDLFVAMLVQFHDAHNSVIDTNPTIQGHEVDLYYLYELAKKTGGPKKVYAANLWSDYAKKLVPAATDAEEELKTIFKNFLESYLAINTKLSWPMESLQPRTERKVVLPGQYSESRKKRTQAIMSQVQTPPTAPGSSKKGRVGSGGTRGRKRKVSSESVQLKKRNRKSSSRATTASPGPSEDRFSFQRPQDSDDVTDVPDDMTDHEDLLPEAATRKKYERKSQTPGRRSLSSRRDDTTPVSSMAAAPPKKGRPRKNTTVTTPVLSVPKSEGRGPRKEDTTTKFVRANVLSHILSGQKLRAFYGDEWFRANAIEDATDCTDEIMDIMLAHQDFFTPDTPRLSPSAIQDLDKVLKKIRAKTHYTGWNQRYDEFMKLEKLMVTVEDQMIARGRFRHLPRGRELKAETLALVEKHFRADDEDDGVPKTLAFYLKIAQEALSLSEKRAVADDDESSDSDTDFEQKPDTSAAAAVNGGKSESEEEEEEKTVVMGGDEEAEEEVKSEDVLVESVDQESPPTTSQGTTTPETAATGGLESESDEPEYPPVPEELVPPPPVLLENFPSTDRFSSGGSSNYPTLSRQGSINSMASPMFSPNSDLSLSGPLTLPRSGPLTMANIRQSPTPDEVVGSLRKRLSQTSESSESSELPPPPSAASKSKRIRRASERSIDSASEHHRMMRSPRILTTQHSSGALIFDISTTQPTDTSGPIEALSVRKPGRRKTVFAASPTLLTSGPLTLSSSAPPPPPASPAPPQHAQKTLGRPRKTPSTSSRKPEEEDEAEQIPTTVVGVTEEASVADSSAKEDLTSEDGSATPQDEKDDSESTTTTDTITPKSIRGGKRRRGGGRFGGSYPVKPAKPGRKPKDPHAEEGADEKDPEDQTPTTMTTSTPTRADSFQTQKNRMAKLMEGKPHDYSFLDLPDFDKIIEEAPKEDINILMEERTYELREIFAQCKADLSALEKRYRQQNEAKRKAEFAAKTASSAAAAQASSSTCSTPRP
- the arid-1 gene encoding AT-rich interactive domain-containing protein arid-1 (Confirmed by transcript evidence), translated to MSDDPAFLALGTEVSAKFKGAYCEAKIQKVDRSLKVKVSLKESPFGQMIVQDNDLPNAKFEINELTDVVFQRKFIRCQIQSIKDQSKYHVVFNDGDEKELRRTQLVLKGGKHFAADGNLDSMPLTNPESFSTPVIRGAAKRGAQKIRNAISEASGSRGGAVLLHNDDDENDEEDQEDGENEEDADDDDDDTEEQQQPRERRRAAAISAIGVLKKAIEDTQSEESSADSSEERERARSRRKRKDEASSAVTSDEEDQEDLATTDSENPVINGASSAAALSKTLQRKLEKQAMKREKQRLKEEEREEKLRLKEENREKKRREKARIMELKRLEKVYRTSNARIQENHEKSMTQIISHRSVRYFARFSDLKHRRKKKKLYLHEHRQKVNSRIRNVKLYFAWRFVAHKARLSYFARYALQWWRTSEDQAYSLIRTEKLLRSQRRRDWVGSWLEGLEREKIRFVVIHESYTQARRILKYIERGTEKRTFAERCDIEYEDIESSTVSSHFRDQEWFPAVLFPQVFSDENGSEGRQRIVRHMGNGQLVQVWEDDLVPFDWLPEYSFADVTAMTEKKPVEMRRKFKLAWRFATDYAQNRLDARSIRSILEWKFIRPSSRRLKITPIPVQAPSPNRCGEDHDDLVSTPNESDYDSDATIKNVDAETKDLFVAMLVQFHDAHNSVIDTNPTIQGHEVDLYYLYELAKKTGGPKKVYAANLWSDYAKKLVPAATDAEEELKTIFKNFLESYLAINTKLSWPMESLQPRTERKVVLPGQYSESRKKRTQAIMSQVQTPPTAPGSSKKGRVGSGGTRGRKRKVSSESVQLKKRNRKSSSRATTASPGPSEDRFSFQRPQDSDDVTDVPDDMTDHEDLLPEAATRKKYERKSQTPGRRSLSSRRDDTTPVSSMAAAPPKKGRPRKNTTVTTPVLSVPKSEGRGPRKEDTTTKFVRANVLSHILSGQKLRAFYGDEWFRANAIEDATDCTDEIMDIMLAHQDFFTPDTPRLSPSAIQDLDKVLKKIRAKTHYTGWNQRYDEFMKLEKLMVTVEDQMIARGRFRHLPRGRELKAETLALVEKHFRADDEDDGVPKTLAFYLKIAQEALSLSEKRAVADDDESSDSDTDFEQKPDTSAAAAVNGGKSESEEEEEEKTVVMGGDEEAEEEVKSEDVLVESVDQESPPTTSQGTTTPETAATGGLESESDEPEYPPVPEELVPPPPVLLENFPSTDRFSSGGSSNYPTLSRQGSINSMASPMFSPNSDLSLSGPLTLPRSGPLTMANIRQSPTPDEVVGSLRKRLSQTSESSESSELPPPPSAASKSKRIRRASERSIDSASEHHRMMRSPRILTTQHSSGALIFDISTTQPTDTSGPIEALSVRKPGRRKTASPTLLTSGPLTLSSSAPPPPPASPAPPQHAQKTLGRPRKTPSTSSRKPEEEDEAEQIPTTVVGVTEEASVADSSAKEDLTSEDGSATPQDEKDDSESTTTTDTITPKSIRGGKRRRGGGRFGGSYPVKPAKPGRKPKDPHAEEGADEKDPEDQTPTTMTTSTPTRADSFQTQKNRMAKLMEGKPHDYSFLDLPDFDKIIEEAPKEDINILMEERTYELREIFAQCKADLSALEKRYRQQNEAKRKAEFAAKTASSAAAAQASSSTCSTPRP